The DNA region CATCATTGCACCTGTGCCCACCGCCACCAATAATTCAATAGAGAGAGGCGCTTCAATCTGCATACCAGGAATCAGATTAATGGCAGCTGTTTGCGTATTTTCGATACTAAAAAGTGCCAACCCTAGGCACAACGCAAAAAATAATAAAAAATTTAACTGCCGCATAATGTCGCTTCAAACCTTGACCCGCTTCCGCTTAGAATAGCTCACTATTTTTCTGGTAAACCGCGATCGCCCACTAATCTTCGTAATCCGATAAACATCAGCGATCCTGTCGTTTCCTCCACCTAAAACTAGAATCCTCCCAGAGGCGATCGCCACCAGAGAGGATTTTGATGATGTTTGTGGATTGTCCCTAAACCTAGGAGAGTGCCGAATTTTTTACTGCATCACCAAGAGAGACATTGAGACCAGAACAAACCGTACCGCGACGGGCATCGATAGAAATAATGCCACCATCCCGAATTAACGTTGTTGCGTTATCGAAACCAACAATCACCGGAATACCGAGACGTAATCCAATCGTTGCGGCGTGACAATTTTGACTTAAATCTTCAATCACTACCCCACCGGCTTTGCGAATCATATCGATATGAGTGGCATCTGTCGCCGCCGCCACCAGAATATCCCCTGTATTAAAATCATTGATTTCCTGATTTCCTTGAACCACCCGTGCCCGACCATTTGCTGAACCTTGGCCGATGCCAGTCCCTGCACCGAGAACAGCCTGAACGACTTCAACTTTTACGAGGTCAGTGGAGCCAGAAACACCTTGTAATGTACCTGCTGTCATCACTACGAGATCACCTTCTTTTAGTAACCCCTTTTCCTGAGCAACATTAATCGCCGCTCTAAAGGTTTGCGTCGTCGAGGGAGAATCCATGACGAGGAGAGGCTGTGCCCCCCAAACTAATTGCAAACGACGAGCGACATCCACATGGGGAGTAACTGCCAAAATTGGTGTGAAAGGACGGAATTTTGAAACATTACGTGCCGTTGCCCCAGACTTTGTGAGGGTCATAATCGCAGTAGCATCCAGTTGTTTAGAGATATGACTGACCGCAGAGGAGATGGCATTGGGGATTGATTTTTTGTCGGAAGGCTGACGACGAATCTCATCAGGCTCTTGCTCAATCCGTCGGGCGATCGTTGCCATGGTTGCAACCGATTCGACGGGATACTCGCCGACAGCGGTTTCATTGGAGAGCATCACGGCATCCGTACCATCAAGAATCGCGTTCGCTACGTCAGAGACTTCTGCACGGGTTGGACGAGGGTTGTTTGCCATACTATCGAGCATCTGTGTCGCAGTGATGACAGGAATACCAAGACGGTTAGCTGTGGCAATCAATTTTTTCTGGAGGAGTGGCACTTCTTCTGCTGGCAATTCAACACCTAAGTCACCCCGCGCAACCATTACGCCATCAGAGAGAGAGAGGATGGCATCCATCTGTTCGATCGCTTCGTGTTTTTCGATTTTGACGATGACAGGGACATTTTTCCCCGCTTCGGCAATGATGCCTTTAATTTCTAATACGTCTTCTGGGTTCCGTACAAAACTGAGAGCGACCCAATCAACACCTTGATCTAGACCAAACATAAGGTCTTCACGGTCTTTATCTGTTAAGGCTTTAACAGATAAGTAAACGCCGGGGAAATTAACACCTTTATTGTTCGAGAGGGTGCCACCAACGACAACGCGACAATGAAGATTTTGGGCTTCCACATCGATTTTCTCGACGCGCATTTCAACTTTTCCATCATCAAGCAGAATGGTTGCGCCCTCCGGTACTTCTGCTGCTAGTTTTTGATAACTGATATACCCGACTTCTTGGGTACAGGGCACTTGGCGACTTGTGAGGATATAAGGATCATTTTTCTTGAGACGGATTGATCCTGTTTCGTATTTACCTAGGCGAATTTTCGGGCCTTGTAAATCCTGAAGAATACCGACCGGACAATTGAGTTCAAAGGCTGTTTGACGAATAAGGCGAATATTTCGCTGGTGGTCGTCATGGGTACCGTGTGAGAAGTTTAGCCGTAGAGTAGTGGCTCCCGCTTCGATGAGTTCGCGCAGAACATCGGGCTTGCTTGTTGCTGGGCCGATTGTTGCAACGATTTTTGTGCGGCGGGGCATGTCTCTAAAGGCCATGGTGTAAGTTTCTCTGGTCAGTTTGGGAAAATAAGCCCCATATTATCCCAAAATTTGACGTTTCTTACCAAGGCAGGATCTAATTTCTAAATAAAATATTAAATTTTAGCTTTGATCTAATCCTGTTAAATTCCGCTGGCATTCAAGTATTTATTCTTGTTTTTTTCTCTGGAGATTAGTCAGTTATTATTCTTGTTTTTTATAGTTATTTGAGCCGTTAATTCTTGGATTTTACTGCCGATAAAATTATTGAGCTTGCGAGGGATGAGGTGATCGCCCCAATTTCAAAAACTTAACTATTGGGTGTTGTTTGGAGCTCCTGTAATTTTTCCCGGAGACCACGCACAATACCGGCTTTTTCTTCAAGGGTAATCGACTCATTTTGCTCGATATCGAGGATTTGTTTGCCGATGTTTAGCTCGCGGATCGGGTGCCAATCTGCGTCTGTGGCAGCATCAAATCCAGACCAATTTAAGGACTGTAGAATAGCTTGATCGTCGTAACCATAGAAAAAGTTGCGGATTTTTTCTTTGAGGTCATCGGGTAATTTATCGTCGTAAGCGATGGGATCTGCCGGAATAAATGGAGATGTCCAGATGATGCGGATGGTTTTGTCTTCTTCTGGATATCGGTTAGCAAAGCGTTGTAGGGCTTCACTATTATTTGTCGCAACATCAATTTTTTGTTCGGCGATCGCCAGGGCTGTTGCTTCGTGATTGCCTAAAAAAGATACTTCCTGAAAATGGGTGAGGGGATCGATGCCATTTTGGGAGAAGAGATAATACATCGGTACGAGATAGCCCGATGTCGAATTCACATCATTAAAGGCAAAGGTTAAATCCTTACCCTGTTCTAATAAATAGCTACTTGGAGATTCTCCCTGTGCTGCCTGTAGCCAGAGGCGATCGCCGCGAGCAATCAGATGCGCATAATACCCCCGACTGCCCTTATCCGAAACCGTGAGCGCAAAGGCCCGAGCATCTGCGACTGTCGCAGCTTCAATATAGGTTTTGCCGCCAAACCAGGCGATTTGGATTACCCCTGAGCGCATCGCTTCGATGAGACTAGAATATTGCAACGCAAAAAAAGGCTTTACTGGTATACCCAGTGCTTCTGTTAAGTCGGCGAGAAAAGGTTGCCAGCGCGGCAATAATTCTTCCTCTGATTTAGTCGTTAAAATGCCAAATTTTAACTCTCTTTGGAGCTCTGGGTTATCTTGGGGTGAAAAGGTTTGTCTACATCCTTTAAGGAATTGGCTACTTGTCGCGGCAGTAAGCCCCAAGAGCAACTGAAGAAAGCGTTGCCTATTCATAAATTGCAGATCATCTTGCACGGAAGGACATGATTTTGTGAATATCTTTCTGCTCAGGCGTATTGATCACCGTAACAATGAAGATGACATTCTGCTTACTATTTATACTTTAAAAATAGCGATTATTTTTTTGCTTTGTCCGTCCCATGAAACCGATTTTTCGCCAGCTACTATTAGGATTTGGCTTTTCGCTGACCATTGTTGGTTTTGGGGCGACATGGATTAACTATCGTATTATCCAGCGTGATTTTGCACGGCAGATTAATATTCGTGCCTCATCGATTACCCAATCCCTCAAATTATCCACTGAGGGGCTAATTGAACTGGGTTATTTTCCTCTGTTGGAGAGAGCTGTCACTAACCATGCCACTCTACCAGAAGTGAAAGAAGTGGCCATTGTTGATCCGAATGGAAAAATTATTAGCCATAGCCTTGTTACGAATACGAATCAACCGTTTATTGAGATCCATCCAACTTTAAATGGGCTAGTCGAAACCGCTTCTCTAACGGGTGATACCCAATCTCAGCGCGTCAAGCTAGATGGGAAACCTGTTTTTGTGGAGGTGTTGCCCTTCAGCAATATGATGTTTGGCACTGATATGCAGCGAGGAGTGGCGATCGCCATTCTCGACTTAGAGCCACTCGAAAAGGAAGCCCGAAAAGCCTTAATCGTATCAAGTCTGGCGATCGCCGCTAGTATCCTGTTGGTTTTGGTGATGTTGAGCTATCTTATTCACCGTATTATTCTGTCGCCCCTTTCGAGGCTAAACGATGCCGTATATGACAGTAAAACCAGTGGTGATTTTCACTTTAATGCTGGAGAGCTAAATAACGAAATCACGTTTCTCGCCCAGACTTTTGATGAGGTTTACCAACAACTTGCCACCTATGAAGAACTCGAAAAGGAAGTCCAGCAACGGAAAGAGGCGGAAGTTGCCCTCCGTGAAAGCGAGTCAGAGGAACGCAAAAAAGCAGAAGCCCTATCCTCTGCCATTGAGACCTTAAAAGAAACTCAAATCCAGCTGATTCAGACTGAAAAAATGTCTAGTCTTGGTCAAATGGTGGCAGGGCTCGCCCATGAGATTAATAATCCAGTCAACTTCATTCACAATAATCTTGTCTGTGCCAACCAATATCTCAATGACTTGATTGAACTGGCTACGTTATATCAGCAGACTTATGAAGAAATCCCGCCTGAAATCCGCGCAAAATTAACTGATATTGATTTTGAATTTATCCAAGAAGATGCAGAAAGTTTATTTCGCTCTTTGCTCAATGGTTCCGGCAGGATTTGTGAACTCGTCGTTTCCTTGAAAAATTTCTCGCGTCTCGATCAAGCTGAACAAAAAGATGTTGATATCCATGAAGGGATTGAAAGTACGTTACTGATTCTCAAAAATCGTTTAGAGCGTTTGAAAAAGACCTCGCTTGGACCGATTAGGCTGGTTAAAAACTATGGTGAGTTGCCGTTGGTGAATTGCTATGCAAGCCAATTGAACCAAGTTTTAATGAATTTGTTGCTCAATGCCATTGATGCACTCAATGAAAAAGCTGCAGCAATAATTATGATCACCACAGAGCATTTGGATAATGGCTATCTACGGATCACGATCGCCGACAATGGTTGTGGGATTCCGGGCGATATTATTGATACTTTGTTTGATCCATTTTTTACGACAAAACCCGTTGGGGAAGGCACAGGCCTAGGGTTATCGATTAGTTACAAAATTATTGTGGAACAGCATAAAGGTCAGCTGTATTGCAACTCGGAAGTGGGTGTTGGCACAAACTTTATTCTAGAAATTCCTTGTCAAATGAATGACCAAAAGGCTTTGATCTCTGCAACTAACGCCGCTGAAAACAATTAAGGGGTGAGTCGTTCTCGCTGCCAATTGTCGTCGGCTGTAAGGTAAAGACCAATCGATCATGGAGACAGCCTGGACGACCTTGCCAAAATTCAATTTTGTCGGGAATCACGTGAAACTCTCCCCAATGATCCGGGCGAGGAATGGTTGTTGCTCCGGGATATTGTTCGGCAAGTTCAGCAAAATTATTTTCTAGGACTTCACGGTTGGCGATCGCCGACAATGCTCGCGGTATTTCAGAAAATATTACTGAGATTGTTGATCTGCTTCATACCAACTCTGGATGGCGCTAATTACAAAGCTTGCGGCTGGGGTGTCGAGATATGAGTCTAAGGCGGAGATTCCTCCTGCTTTTAATGCGGCAATAATTCTCTGGGCAAGGTTTTGGTTTTGTTCGATTTCTTTGATGACTTCTGTGGCAACAGTCATCTTTTCGCTCATGGTATCGCTACCATATTCGGTTTCGAGCTGTTTAAGTAATGCCTTGATTTCGACGACGGCTTGCTGGAGGGTCTGTTTTTCTGCTTCGTTGTACTGCCCTGCGACTACGGCATCATTGCTGACTTCACCGTTATTTGCACCTATACCAAAGTTGCCATATTGGTTAATGATATTGCCTTGTTTTTCTGCCAGGGTTTCAATGATATTGGTGAGCTTGGTTGCGTTTTGTCTTTCTCGATCAATTTGCTCTTGGGAATATTCAAGTTGTCCTTGTAATAATTTGATCTGTTGGTCTTTTGCTTCTAAGAGGGGCTGATAGCGACTCCAAAAGTTTTTTTCAATGGCGGCTTTGTCTGCATCGGCAGGGACATCAACCTGAACAACAAAGGAGCCATCACGATTTTTCTTGATGCCTGCAATGTCGAGTTCACCGACTTCACTATCGAGTTGTAATCCTTGAAATGACCTTAAAAAAGCGTTCCAGTCAATGCCTTCACCAAAAATCAAGTCAACGGTGTCTAAGCTCTGGCAAATAAATCGTTCAAAGTCTCCAAGAGTAAAGTTACAAGTTGGAGTAGAGGGACGGCGTTCTATACCTTTTTGATTGTTTTCATCCCATCTGAGAAAAATATAATTACAAATTACTCCTTCAAAATCTGTCTCAGAATTAATATTCCAATCCTGAATACAAGCTCCCGTTAAATCCGCAGATTTGAGTGATGCGCCCACTAGAGTCGATAGTTTGCAGAGTGTGTGACAGAGTTTAGCTCCAGAGAGGTTGACTCCAGAGAGGTTGACTCCAGAGAGGTTGACTCCAGAAAGATTAACTCCAGAGAGATTGACTCCAGAGAGGTCGGCTTCAGAGAGACTGACTCCAGAGAGGTCAGCTTCAGAGAGGTCAGCTTCAGAGAGGTCGGCTTCAGAGAGGTCAGCTTCAGAGAGGTCGGCTTTAGAAAGGTTTGCTCCATAGAGGTTTGCTCCATAGAGGTATGCTCCATAGAGGTATGCTCCATAGAGGTTGGTTTTAGAGAGGTCTGCTTTAAAGAGAAAAGCTTCAGAAAGGTGGGTTCTACGAAGGTTTGTTCCATAGAGGTAGGCCTGACGGAGATGGACTTTAGAGAGTTTAGCTCCAGAGAGGTCGGCTCCAGAGAGGTCGGCTCCAGAGAGGTCGGCTCCAGAGAGATTGACTCCAGAGAGATTGACTCCAGAGAGGTGGGCACCAGAGAATTGAGCTCTTCGCAAATCGATTTTAAGTTTAGGATTGTCTTCACGCCATTGATTCCAATCTTTAGCACCACATCTCAAGATGGCAAGCTGCTCTTCGTCTGGCATAAGTCACCACTGGTCACGCAGAATTTCAGAATCAATTTCATTATATTTAAGGAGCAAGACGTTCTCTTTGCCAAGTTTGATCTACTTGTAAGGAAAAAACTAGACGATCATGAAGACGACTGGGACGACCCTGCCAAAACTCAATTTTATCTGGCACTACTTTGAACCCACCCCAATGATCTGGGCGAGGAATTTCAGTTCCTTCAGGATACTTTTTCTCTAGATCTACAAAGTTCTGCTCTAGCGTTTCACGGTTGGCGATCGCCTTACTTTGGGGAGAAGCCCAGGCACCCAGTTGAGATTCGCGAGGGCGACTATGGAAATATTGATCTGATTCTGCGGCCGCAATTTTTTCTACTTTCCCTTCGATACGTACCTGTCTCTCTAGTGGCTCCCACCAAAATACAAGGCATGCAAAGCCGTTGTTGATTAGTTCTGTGCTTTTGCGGCTTGTGTAGTTCGTGAAAAACACGAAACCTTGATTGTCAAAATGCTTGAGCAGCACAACCCTTGCACTAGGGCGGCCATCTGCTGAAACGCTACCCAAAACCATGGCATTTGGCTCAGGAATCTCTTCTATCTCTGAAGCTTCGGCAAACCAAGTGGCGAATTGCTGCATCGGATTATCATTTACGTCGTCTTCGTGGAGACCATCACGAGTGTAATTTTGGCGGAGATGGGCGACGTGCATAATCATGGGAAAATTCCGAGGGGCAAACGGGTCGTATTTTAACGTATTTTTTCTGGCTGAATCAGACGGCCAAACCATAGGGTGACGGATATATATGGCACGAAATAAAGTTGCAGCAAATATCCGTAAACTTTGGCTCTTAAAAGGGTTGGAGTCAGCTTGGTTTCCTATCCCTATTTTAATGATTTTCTATGAATCCCATGGACTATCTTTAGAGCAAGGAGTTTTGCTAAAGGCGATTTTATCGGGAGCGATTTTTCTAGGGGAAATTCCCTCGGGCTATTTTGCGGATCGGTTTGGTCGTAAGACAAGTCTTGTGGGCGGCGCCTGTTTTTGGTTATTCGGCTGGCTGATTTATTGCACTCAAGGAAGCTTTAGTTGGTTTGCCGTGGCTGAAATTTTAGTAGGAGTGGGTGGTAGTTTGATGTCGGGGGCCGATAGTGCGATCGCCTATGACAGTCTCCTCGAATTAAGCCGGGCTGGAGAATATCGCGCTTGGGAAGGGAAGGCGAGCGCCATTACAGGGTTAACAGAAGCCTGTTGTGGGTTGGTGGGAGCTTGGATTGCGGAAACGAATTTGGTCTATCCGTTTTATCTCCAGACAGGCTGTATTTTTCTGTATGTATTGCTTGCCCTCACCCTCCGCGAACCCACAGCTCACCGCACGCAAGAAACCCCCCAGTGGCGATCACTTCTCCCTTCGATCCAAGCTATTTTTACAAAACGACCGTTTCTACGCTGGCTGCTGCTATTTTCAGCAACCTTGTCCTGCGGTACGTTTCTGATTGTGTGGCTATCCCAAGAATATCTCGTCCAAAATGGCCTCGCCCTTGCACAACTCGGTTGGGCTTGGTTGATTCTCCACTGTGCACTGGCGATCGCCTCCGGTAATGCCGCCAAAATTTCTCCTCGATATTACCCACTCGTCTTTGCTCTGCTACCAATATTGCTGGCGATCGCCTATATTGCCCTCGGCTTGATCCATAGCCTGTGGGGCATTCTATTTATCACAGCGATTTACGTTGTGCGTGGCCTGCTCTCCCCTCTCGTATTGAGCTATCTCAATGACCACATCCCCTCAAATCTTCGCGCCACCCTAATTTCGGTTAATAGCTTTCTTTTTCGCCTTATTTTCTTTGCCTTTGCGCCCTTGCTTGGACTTGTGAGCCATCTGAGTAACTTTGATCTGAGCCTGATGTTTTCCGGTATCGTATTGGGGGCGATCGCCTTCTACGCTTACTGGCAAATCAAACCAACCCTAAACGCTCGTCCATAATCCTCAGCAAATTTTATCCTTAGCGTGATCGTGACCAACACCAAAACATCACAGGAACTTTCCTGAAGGCATCCCTCCCCAAGGAAAAAAGGATAGACTGGGATAAAAAATACGCTAAATATGTGTAAGCAGAGAAGCTCAAAAGCTTTGGCAAAGAGAGTCCCAACTCCGCTGAAAAGTTTACCCTAGTCACATTAGCGTTTACCCCTTGTACTCCCCCGCTATGACTTTTTCGAACGCCGGTAGCATTCTGGCAACATTAAGCCAGTTCACCCAATTCAACCGATCCAACGCGCTGACCGACCGAGTACAAGATATTTCGATTAACGAATTTGTCTGCCTCCTAGACTTCATTACCGCTGAATTCCAGCAATTCCTCCGCGCCCTCGACATGATCAATAACGAAGCATTAGAGACAATGCTCGATCAGATCATGGAAGCCTTTACGTTCAAGATCGGCCAAATTCTTCAGGCAGAACGCACCACCATTTTTCTCGTCGACGAAGAACAACAACAACTCTGGTCAAAAATTGATCGCGGCCGTAAAAATGGCCCCCGCAACCTCCGTATCCCTCTCAAAATTGGTATTGCAGGCCATGTGGCTGCCACTTCCGAAACCCTAAATATCGACAACGCCTACGAACATCCCCTGTTCAAAAAAGATATCGATGAGCGGCCTGGTATCCAAACCAAAACACTGCTGTGTATGCCGATCTGTAGCAGCTCTGGCAAAGTCGTTGCTGTGGTTCAGCTCGTTAATAAAAAAGGTGGTGATACCTGCTTCGATGACCAGGACGAAGAACGATTTTCTGAATTTGCCTCATCCATCGGCATTATTCTCGAAACGTGCCAATCTTTTTATGTTGCTGCGAGAAATCAGCGTGGTGCCTCCGCTCTTCTGAAGGCAACTTCTAGTCTGGGTCAGAGCTTAGACCTAGAAGCAACCCTACAAGCCGTAATGGAGCAAGCCCGCAAGCTAATGCAGGCAGATCGCAGTACCCTCTTTATGTTGAGCCGAGAAACCGGTGAGCTCTGGAGTAAAGTCGATAGCGCTGATCACTCCCAAAAGATGGAAATTCGGATTCCGTCTAATCGCGGCATTGTCGGATTTGTTGCCTCTACAGGCCAAGTACTTAACATCTCCGATGCCTATTCCGATCCACGCTTTGATCCCTCCACCGATCGCCGCACTGGTTACAATACCCGCACCATTCTTTGTATGCCAGTGTTTAACTCCAGTAGTGAGTTGATTGCTGTTACCCAACTAATCAACAAAGAACAAGGTAGCTTTAGTGCCTCTGACGAAGAATTTATGCAGGCGTTTAATATCCAAGCGGGTATTGCCCTAGAAAATGCCAAATTATTTGAAAATGTTTTAACGGAAAAGCAATATCAAAAAGATATTCTCGAAAGTCTCTCTGATGCAGTAATCTCGACGGATTTACAAGGACGGATCGTCACCATTAATGATGCGGCTTTAGAGCTTTTAGGGTTTCCGAAAGAAGAACACCATAATGAAACGCTACGGCAACTCTGGGAATGTAAATTAGTTGATCGCCAAGTATGGGAAGTCGTGCCCATTGAAAATTTACAAGCACGCCTAGAGGATAGTTTGCAATATGGTGCGAAATCCTATGTGCCAGAGCAGGAGCTACATCTAGGCTCTTACTGTCCACCGGATCGGAGTTGTCTCTTGGCTGTGCCACGTCTCTTTTCGCCGGGTGAATATTTCATTTGGAATGAGGATGAGCCAGCTGATCCAGAATTTTTACAACCGATTGATCGCAATATTAACCTTAGCGTTAATCCCCTTACGAATGGTGATGGGCAGGTGCGTGGTGGACTCGTTGTTATTGAGGACATCAGCCAAGAGAAGCGGATGAAGTCGACGTTATATCGGTACATGACTCCCGGTGTGGCCGAACAAGTAATGGCCTTAGGTGATGAGAATTTGATGGTAGGAGAACGTCGGGATGTGACGATTCTCTTTTCTGATATTCGGGGCTATACGACGCTAACAGAAAACCTTGAAGCAACGGAAGTCGTCTCGCTGCTAAATCAGTATTTTGAAACGATGGTGGAGTCCGTTTTTGACTACCATGGCACCTTGGATAAATTTATTGGTGATGCGTTGATGGCGGTGTTTGGTGCGCCGTTACCGCTCGATGATCATGCCTGGATGTCCATTAAATCTGCATTGGATATGCGTCGCCGCTTAGATGAATTTAATCATCGCCGTGTGGTGGATAATCAGCCGCAAATCCAATTTGGTATCGGAATTAGTTCGGGTGAGGTGGTTTCTGGAAATATTGGCTCCCAAAAACGGATGGATTATACAGTGATTGGGGATGGCATCAACGTTAGTGCGCGTTTAGAAAGTCTGACAAAGCAGTATCTCTGCGACATTATCATCAGCGAAAATACTCTCGCGCTCTGTGATGATCGCCTGTGGGTCCGGGAGCTGGATAAGATTCGAGTGAAAGGTAAGAGCAAGGCGACGAAAATTTATGAGGTTATTACCGAGAAGGAGCAGCAGCTAGAGGATAATCACCACGAATTTCTCGATTTGTATCATCGGGGTCGAGCCGCATATATGGATAAGGATTTCCAGCGGGCAATCACCGCATTCAAAAAGGCTCATAAAATTAGAAAGGATGACCAAGCAACGGTGATTCATCTGCGACGGGCACAGCGATTCTTTAGTAATCCTCCCGGTAAAAACTGGGATGGCATCTATACAATGCAAACGAAATAGCCGGTGATTATCCTAACCAAAGACTTTAGTCGTTAAGTTTAGGCATTGAGGCTCAAAACTTCTTTGCGTGGTAGCTGAGATTTGAGGGTTGAGGTGAGAATATCTTGGGCAGCAACGTCGCAGGCTGTACCGTCTCCCATGGCTGCTCGCACTTCTGCATAGTCCGCAAACATTTGGTCGCGGCGATCGCCTGGCATGAGTAAGGCGAAAGCTTCCTTGGCGATCCCCTCTGCTGAAGCCTCATCCTGCCAAAGCTCTGGCACGATACGACGCATGAGCATTAAATTAACGGCTGACATAAAGGGGATTGAAAATCTAATGATCCACTTTGCAATCCAAGCTGTCAAAGGATGTATTTTGTACAGAACAACTTGAGGCACATCAAGTAAGGCGATTTCAAGGTTAACGGTGCCAGACTTGGCAATCGCTAAATCCGCAGCGGCGATCGCCAATGATGTTTCATTTGGGTCATCGATCAGAATGGCATTAAGACCTGCTTCATTCACTGCCCTTTCAATGGCCATACGATAGTTAGGCAAAGCAACGGGGACGAGAAATTTCAAGTTGGGAATCTGTTGCTGGAGGATTTTTGCCGCGCCGATGATATCGGGTAAGAGATATTTTAATTCTTGACGACGAGATGCTGGTAGGAGAGTCACAATGGTTTGCTCTCGATTTAACCCTAATTGATCGCGGGCAGTGAGTTTATTCGGGGAGCTTGCCATCTTTGCAACTAAGGGATGGCCCACATAATTGACATCGATGCCATAGTCGGCAAAATATCGCGCTTCCTCAGGGAAAATAGCGAGAATGCGATCTGTAATGCGGGCGATCGCCTTGGTATTGCGATCATTAAAAGACCACACCCAAGCTTGCGGGGCAATGTAATAGAAAATGGGGATATTTGGGAGATTACGGCGGACAAAATTGCCAATGCTAATGTTGGGGCCAACGTAATCGATCAAAATTATTTTGTCGGGGGGATTTTGCTTGAGATACTGTTTTGCTTGGTGCTGGACCTTTAGCGTGGGGATGATATAGGGCAATGATTCGACTAAACCGATAGAGCCAATACGAGTCGTATTCCCCAATAATGTTGCGCCAGCTGCTGCCATGCGATCGCCACCAAGGGCTGTAATTTTAAGATCAATATTGAGTCGGCGCGCTTGCCGAAAGAGAGCCTCTACTAAAAGACTTCCTTGTAAATCACCGGATACTTCCCCAGTGCTAATAAAAATATGCATGACTTAGCTCCGTTTGAC from [Leptolyngbya] sp. PCC 7376 includes:
- the pyk gene encoding pyruvate kinase; the encoded protein is MAFRDMPRRTKIVATIGPATSKPDVLRELIEAGATTLRLNFSHGTHDDHQRNIRLIRQTAFELNCPVGILQDLQGPKIRLGKYETGSIRLKKNDPYILTSRQVPCTQEVGYISYQKLAAEVPEGATILLDDGKVEMRVEKIDVEAQNLHCRVVVGGTLSNNKGVNFPGVYLSVKALTDKDREDLMFGLDQGVDWVALSFVRNPEDVLEIKGIIAEAGKNVPVIVKIEKHEAIEQMDAILSLSDGVMVARGDLGVELPAEEVPLLQKKLIATANRLGIPVITATQMLDSMANNPRPTRAEVSDVANAILDGTDAVMLSNETAVGEYPVESVATMATIARRIEQEPDEIRRQPSDKKSIPNAISSAVSHISKQLDATAIMTLTKSGATARNVSKFRPFTPILAVTPHVDVARRLQLVWGAQPLLVMDSPSTTQTFRAAINVAQEKGLLKEGDLVVMTAGTLQGVSGSTDLVKVEVVQAVLGAGTGIGQGSANGRARVVQGNQEINDFNTGDILVAAATDATHIDMIRKAGGVVIEDLSQNCHAATIGLRLGIPVIVGFDNATTLIRDGGIISIDARRGTVCSGLNVSLGDAVKNSALS
- a CDS encoding pyridoxine 5'-phosphate oxidase C-terminal domain-containing protein, yielding MSAIANREVLENNFAELAEQYPGATTIPRPDHWGEFHVIPDKIEFWQGRPGCLHDRLVFTLQPTTIGSENDSPLNCFQRR
- the pdxH gene encoding pyridoxamine 5'-phosphate oxidase, whose protein sequence is MHVAHLRQNYTRDGLHEDDVNDNPMQQFATWFAEASEIEEIPEPNAMVLGSVSADGRPSARVVLLKHFDNQGFVFFTNYTSRKSTELINNGFACLVFWWEPLERQVRIEGKVEKIAAAESDQYFHSRPRESQLGAWASPQSKAIANRETLEQNFVDLEKKYPEGTEIPRPDHWGGFKVVPDKIEFWQGRPSRLHDRLVFSLQVDQTWQRERLAP
- a CDS encoding pentapeptide repeat-containing protein, giving the protein MPDEEQLAILRCGAKDWNQWREDNPKLKIDLRRAQFSGAHLSGVNLSGVNLSGADLSGADLSGADLSGAKLSKVHLRQAYLYGTNLRRTHLSEAFLFKADLSKTNLYGAYLYGAYLYGANLYGANLSKADLSEADLSEADLSEADLSEADLSGVSLSEADLSGVNLSGVNLSGVNLSGVNLSGVNLSGAKLCHTLCKLSTLVGASLKSADLTGACIQDWNINSETDFEGVICNYIFLRWDENNQKGIERRPSTPTCNFTLGDFERFICQSLDTVDLIFGEGIDWNAFLRSFQGLQLDSEVGELDIAGIKKNRDGSFVVQVDVPADADKAAIEKNFWSRYQPLLEAKDQQIKLLQGQLEYSQEQIDRERQNATKLTNIIETLAEKQGNIINQYGNFGIGANNGEVSNDAVVAGQYNEAEKQTLQQAVVEIKALLKQLETEYGSDTMSEKMTVATEVIKEIEQNQNLAQRIIAALKAGGISALDSYLDTPAASFVISAIQSWYEADQQSQ
- the phnD gene encoding phosphonate ABC transporter substrate-binding protein; the encoded protein is MNRQRFLQLLLGLTAATSSQFLKGCRQTFSPQDNPELQRELKFGILTTKSEEELLPRWQPFLADLTEALGIPVKPFFALQYSSLIEAMRSGVIQIAWFGGKTYIEAATVADARAFALTVSDKGSRGYYAHLIARGDRLWLQAAQGESPSSYLLEQGKDLTFAFNDVNSTSGYLVPMYYLFSQNGIDPLTHFQEVSFLGNHEATALAIAEQKIDVATNNSEALQRFANRYPEEDKTIRIIWTSPFIPADPIAYDDKLPDDLKEKIRNFFYGYDDQAILQSLNWSGFDAATDADWHPIRELNIGKQILDIEQNESITLEEKAGIVRGLREKLQELQTTPNS
- a CDS encoding sensor histidine kinase translates to MKPIFRQLLLGFGFSLTIVGFGATWINYRIIQRDFARQINIRASSITQSLKLSTEGLIELGYFPLLERAVTNHATLPEVKEVAIVDPNGKIISHSLVTNTNQPFIEIHPTLNGLVETASLTGDTQSQRVKLDGKPVFVEVLPFSNMMFGTDMQRGVAIAILDLEPLEKEARKALIVSSLAIAASILLVLVMLSYLIHRIILSPLSRLNDAVYDSKTSGDFHFNAGELNNEITFLAQTFDEVYQQLATYEELEKEVQQRKEAEVALRESESEERKKAEALSSAIETLKETQIQLIQTEKMSSLGQMVAGLAHEINNPVNFIHNNLVCANQYLNDLIELATLYQQTYEEIPPEIRAKLTDIDFEFIQEDAESLFRSLLNGSGRICELVVSLKNFSRLDQAEQKDVDIHEGIESTLLILKNRLERLKKTSLGPIRLVKNYGELPLVNCYASQLNQVLMNLLLNAIDALNEKAAAIIMITTEHLDNGYLRITIADNGCGIPGDIIDTLFDPFFTTKPVGEGTGLGLSISYKIIVEQHKGQLYCNSEVGVGTNFILEIPCQMNDQKALISATNAAENN